From one Buchnera aphidicola (Therioaphis trifolii) genomic stretch:
- the rpsB gene encoding 30S ribosomal protein S2, translating into MNIITVNDMIKAGVHFGHQTRYWNPKMKPFIFGERNNIHIINLEKTISMFNTALLELRKIFLKKKKILFIGTKKSASEMIKKVAIRCNQFYVNKRWLGGMLTNWKTVRQSIQRLKELEIQIKDGTLSKLTKKEGLLRTKELLRLENSLGGIKNMGSLPDVLFIIDAHHERIAIKEANNLGIPIFSIVDTNSDPDGIDFVIPGNDDAIRAVNLYLNTIIKFIFKNNV; encoded by the coding sequence TTGAATATAATTACTGTTAATGATATGATAAAAGCTGGTGTACATTTTGGACATCAAACTCGATATTGGAATCCTAAAATGAAACCATTTATTTTTGGAGAACGTAATAATATACATATTATTAATTTAGAAAAAACTATTTCTATGTTTAATACTGCATTATTAGAATTACGAAAAATTTTTTTAAAAAAAAAAAAAATATTATTTATTGGAACTAAAAAATCTGCTAGTGAAATGATTAAAAAAGTAGCAATACGTTGTAATCAATTTTATGTTAATAAAAGATGGTTAGGAGGAATGTTAACTAATTGGAAAACTGTACGTCAATCTATTCAAAGATTAAAAGAATTAGAAATTCAAATAAAAGATGGAACATTATCTAAATTAACTAAAAAAGAGGGTTTATTAAGAACAAAAGAATTATTAAGATTAGAAAATAGTTTAGGAGGTATTAAAAATATGGGTAGTTTACCTGATGTTCTTTTTATCATTGATGCCCATCATGAACGTATTGCTATTAAAGAAGCAAATAATTTAGGAATTCCTATTTTTTCTATTGTCGATACTAATTCTGATCCAGATGGTATAGATTTTGTAATTCCAGGAAATGATGATGCTATTCGTGCTGTAAATTTATATTTAAATACTATAATAAAATTTATATTTAAAAATAATGTTTAA
- the frr gene encoding ribosome recycling factor, with product MEYDIIKNIKLRMEKCIEKFNININNIRVGRISTKLLDKIKIEYYGVKKKIKELSNITIENSNTLKITVFDKNIIREIEKKIFHSNLGVTPIVNNNFIKIIVPPITEERRKKIVKDIQIESEYTRINIRNIRRDANNFLKKSVKNKTINIDIEYNIQNEIQNLTNYYINKINSLLSKKELEIMKI from the coding sequence ATGGAATATGATATTATTAAAAATATAAAACTTCGTATGGAAAAATGTATAGAAAAATTTAATATTAATATTAATAATATTCGTGTTGGTCGTATTTCTACTAAATTATTAGATAAAATTAAAATAGAATATTATGGTGTGAAAAAAAAAATAAAAGAATTATCAAATATTACAATTGAAAATTCTAATACATTAAAAATAACTGTATTTGATAAAAATATTATTCGAGAAATTGAAAAAAAAATATTTCATTCAAATTTAGGTGTAACTCCAATAGTAAATAATAACTTTATTAAAATTATTGTACCTCCAATTACAGAAGAAAGGAGAAAAAAAATTGTTAAAGACATTCAAATAGAATCGGAATATACTCGTATTAATATTAGAAATATTCGTCGAGATGCAAATAATTTTTTAAAAAAATCAGTAAAGAATAAAACTATTAATATAGATATAGAATATAATATTCAAAATGAAATACAAAATTTAACAAATTATTATATTAATAAAATTAATTCTTTATTAAGTAAAAAAGAATTAGAAATTATGAAAATATAA
- the tsf gene encoding translation elongation factor Ts — MHINSELIKKLRLKSGIGIMECKKALLLANGDIQKAIFILKKNGNIKAENKIKNIALRGIISTSINNGYSCILELNCETDFVEKHIDFIKFSKEILLIAYNQQIKDLLNLRKIFEEQRIMLVSKFSENIIIRRFQAFFSNKITSYVHRNRIGVLVESNFKNKDNIKKIAMHIAANNPDYLSRNDIPSEVIKKEKKIQLEIALSSGKPLSIAKKIVDGRMEKFFKKICLLEQQCVFNIEKKIKDFIFENNGKIFNFIRFELGEEF, encoded by the coding sequence ATGCATATTAATTCTGAACTTATAAAAAAATTAAGATTAAAATCAGGAATTGGTATTATGGAATGTAAAAAAGCATTATTATTAGCTAATGGAGATATTCAAAAAGCAATTTTTATTTTAAAAAAAAATGGAAATATTAAAGCAGAAAATAAAATTAAAAATATTGCATTAAGAGGTATAATTTCAACATCTATAAATAATGGATATTCTTGTATTTTAGAATTAAATTGTGAAACTGATTTTGTAGAAAAACATATTGATTTTATTAAATTTTCAAAAGAAATATTATTAATAGCATATAATCAACAAATTAAAGATTTATTAAATTTAAGAAAAATATTTGAAGAACAAAGAATTATGTTAGTTTCTAAATTTAGTGAAAATATTATTATTCGTAGATTTCAAGCTTTTTTTAGTAATAAAATTACTTCTTATGTTCATAGAAATAGAATTGGTGTATTAGTAGAATCAAATTTTAAAAATAAAGATAATATTAAAAAAATTGCTATGCATATTGCAGCTAATAATCCAGATTATTTAAGTCGTAATGATATTCCAAGTGAAGTTATTAAAAAAGAAAAAAAAATACAATTAGAAATAGCTTTATCTTCAGGTAAACCTTTATCTATAGCAAAAAAAATAGTTGATGGAAGGATGGAAAAATTTTTTAAAAAAATATGTTTATTAGAACAACAATGTGTTTTTAATATTGAAAAAAAAATTAAAGATTTCATTTTTGAAAATAATGGAAAAATTTTTAATTTTATTCGTTTTGAATTAGGTGAAGAATTTTAA
- the pyrH gene encoding UMP kinase, with the protein MKFIYKRILFKISGEVIKNINNKKFQNSIIFNIIKDIKYLIKHGIEISIIIGGGNLFRGSELTKIGINRITADYIGILSTVINGLFLKDLFNKYNISVCLMSSNIVNDVCEKYNLEKAINLLSNSVVVIFCGGFGYPFFTTDSAACLRAIETCSDIILKGTQVNGVYSKDPKNYKNAILYDKLNYQDVLKNEFKIMDLTAFILARDHNIPICIFNIYNKKALIRILFGEKEGTIIHNNI; encoded by the coding sequence ATGAAATTTATATATAAACGTATTTTATTTAAAATTAGTGGAGAAGTTATTAAAAATATTAATAATAAAAAATTTCAGAATTCTATTATTTTTAATATTATTAAAGATATTAAATATTTAATTAAACATGGTATTGAAATTAGTATTATAATTGGTGGAGGTAATTTATTTAGAGGATCTGAATTAACTAAAATCGGTATTAATAGAATTACAGCTGATTATATTGGAATATTATCAACTGTAATTAATGGATTATTTTTAAAAGATTTATTTAATAAATATAATATTTCTGTATGTTTAATGTCTTCTAATATTGTCAATGATGTATGTGAAAAATATAATTTAGAAAAAGCTATAAATTTATTATCTAATTCTGTTGTTGTAATTTTTTGCGGGGGTTTTGGTTATCCATTTTTTACAACAGATTCAGCTGCATGTTTAAGAGCAATTGAAACGTGTTCTGATATTATTTTAAAAGGTACTCAAGTCAATGGTGTATATTCTAAAGATCCCAAAAATTATAAAAATGCTATTTTATATGATAAATTAAATTATCAAGATGTTTTAAAAAATGAATTTAAAATTATGGATTTAACAGCATTTATATTAGCTAGAGATCATAATATTCCAATTTGTATTTTTAATATTTATAATAAAAAGGCTTTAATACGTATTTTATTTGGAGAAAAAGAAGGCACAATAATTCATAATAATATTTAA